The Corallococcus exiguus genome includes a region encoding these proteins:
- a CDS encoding AraC family transcriptional regulator → MSSSAPPSLSARLARQGLLAASKRGVPAERLCEEVGLRWSDLGDPEARIPYAVLDAILERAVALTGDDNLGLHMAGMDVMDADDPASLVILTSGNLREAMIRGCRYHRVWGDGERFVVEDTPRGVRMRFMPVGPSWRPAHRHLAEVALVQLATGVRVFTGADVRPLRARFVHGAPADLREHEALFGCPLEFNAPANDLEFSAGDADRPFVHADALLNAVFEHHARRALERLPVTDTLSDRVREQVRRTLAGGDFSFAAVARALRVPPRTLQRQLAAEGRTYAGTVEALRRELSQGYLQRRMSIAEVSFLLGYAEPAAFHRAFKRWWGTSPEAFRKARAAGG, encoded by the coding sequence GTGTCGTCCTCCGCTCCTCCTTCGCTCTCCGCACGCTTGGCCCGGCAGGGGCTGCTCGCGGCGTCGAAGCGCGGTGTGCCCGCCGAACGGCTCTGTGAAGAGGTGGGGCTGCGGTGGTCGGACCTGGGCGACCCGGAAGCGCGCATCCCCTACGCCGTGCTGGACGCCATCCTGGAGCGGGCCGTGGCGCTCACCGGGGATGACAACCTGGGGCTGCACATGGCGGGCATGGACGTGATGGACGCGGATGATCCCGCGTCGCTCGTCATCCTCACCAGCGGCAACCTCCGCGAGGCCATGATTCGCGGCTGCCGCTACCATCGCGTCTGGGGCGACGGTGAGCGCTTCGTCGTGGAGGACACTCCGCGCGGCGTGCGCATGCGATTCATGCCCGTGGGCCCCTCGTGGCGGCCGGCGCACCGGCATCTGGCGGAGGTGGCGCTGGTGCAGCTGGCCACGGGCGTCCGCGTCTTCACCGGCGCGGACGTGCGGCCCCTGCGCGCGCGCTTCGTCCACGGGGCGCCCGCGGACCTGCGCGAACACGAGGCCCTCTTCGGCTGTCCGCTGGAGTTCAACGCTCCGGCGAACGACCTGGAGTTCTCCGCCGGGGACGCGGACCGGCCCTTCGTCCACGCGGACGCGCTGCTCAACGCCGTGTTCGAACACCATGCGCGCCGCGCGCTGGAGCGGCTGCCTGTCACGGACACCCTGTCGGATCGCGTGCGGGAGCAGGTGCGGCGGACGCTGGCGGGAGGCGACTTCTCCTTCGCCGCGGTGGCGAGGGCCCTGCGCGTTCCACCTCGCACGTTGCAGCGCCAACTGGCGGCGGAGGGCCGCACCTACGCGGGCACCGTGGAGGCGCTGCGGCGCGAGCTGTCCCAGGGCTACCTCCAGCGGCGCATGTCCATCGCGGAGGTGTCCTTCCTGCTGGGGTACGCGGAGCCGGCCGCCTTCCACCGCGCCTTCAAGCGCTGGTGGGGCACGTCCCCGGAGGCCTTCCGCAAGGCCCGGGCGGCCGGGGGCTGA
- a CDS encoding lipoxygenase family protein: MPTAWRRLLTSLGFASKAGEPPLLEAEELARWYSGLGLKERLAVSRNLVERVRAPRASRDPSTLPAVVTGRLMFEQDGPQGPIPMHHVKVELWDRDFGTPDDFLGETFTGADGSFVIRYDPADAGEGDLPDLELRFFEPQHTFRQDGRVVETWKRIGSEPGPDDHAGFDHDFGTLRLPYWEYDPSTPLARLLVVEEGTPPTAYAPGRALAMLKAVAPIELVKRQHQLQIRLGQAPSLGKIQAEYPETTTVRMERESPGSSRSDAWFGERLLNGMFSSILDRDPEVPGDAQAFRLYLPWNAYEQDGVHCLPDVDLRLRLVDGKLMPQRIILGMREPGATAPGSPVTRRTYTPADGADWEAAKRMARVSATLDVELGNHLGQCHFNVEQYAIAAHRNLRHNPLRWLLMPHLREVVLINHAATGFLVGPTGYITRASALTEAGIHQRLEHLMGSYDWKGFAPATPVCEGHRYAQAGQLFWKLLGEHVDAFFAEHGAAVEAQWQEVRRFSDDLVAHSAPAFVCRYLRATVPGKEAPWFVRSERMDLGAKVAEPATKAVSAVTRTDTPLPGEVEALKHLCRYVIFFATFRHAWANNLQWEDAGEVLYSCLGLRWGKGGALSTEEDLDVAPTPDEATEMLWISWMLSKTNYGFILSNEEEDMHPRLLELLRARAADFAALGLDVRTVSSRINI, translated from the coding sequence ATGCCCACCGCCTGGCGCCGTCTGTTGACCTCGTTGGGGTTCGCTTCGAAGGCCGGGGAGCCGCCACTCCTGGAGGCGGAGGAGCTGGCCCGGTGGTACTCGGGGCTGGGGTTGAAGGAGCGGCTGGCGGTCAGCCGCAACCTGGTCGAGCGCGTGCGTGCGCCGCGAGCGTCGCGGGATCCGTCGACCCTCCCGGCCGTCGTCACGGGCCGGCTGATGTTCGAGCAGGACGGGCCGCAAGGCCCCATTCCCATGCATCACGTCAAGGTGGAGCTGTGGGACCGGGACTTCGGCACGCCAGACGACTTCCTGGGCGAGACCTTCACGGGCGCGGATGGGTCGTTCGTCATCCGCTACGACCCGGCGGACGCGGGCGAAGGAGACCTGCCAGACCTGGAGCTGCGCTTCTTTGAACCGCAGCACACCTTCCGGCAGGACGGCCGTGTGGTGGAGACGTGGAAGCGCATCGGTTCCGAGCCGGGGCCGGATGACCACGCAGGCTTTGACCACGACTTCGGAACGTTGCGGCTGCCGTACTGGGAATACGATCCGTCGACGCCGCTGGCGCGGCTGCTCGTGGTGGAAGAGGGCACTCCACCCACGGCGTATGCACCAGGGCGCGCATTGGCGATGCTCAAGGCCGTCGCGCCCATCGAGCTGGTGAAGCGGCAACACCAGCTGCAGATCCGGCTGGGACAGGCGCCGAGCCTGGGGAAGATCCAGGCGGAGTATCCGGAGACGACGACGGTCCGGATGGAGCGGGAGTCCCCGGGCTCCTCGCGGAGTGATGCGTGGTTCGGCGAGCGGCTGCTCAACGGGATGTTCTCCAGCATCCTGGACCGCGACCCCGAGGTGCCTGGGGATGCGCAGGCCTTCCGGCTGTATCTGCCGTGGAATGCCTACGAGCAGGACGGCGTGCATTGCCTGCCGGACGTGGACCTCCGGCTGCGGCTGGTGGATGGCAAGCTGATGCCCCAGCGGATCATCCTGGGGATGCGGGAACCCGGAGCAACGGCGCCCGGCTCACCGGTGACTCGCAGGACGTACACGCCCGCGGACGGCGCGGATTGGGAAGCGGCGAAGCGGATGGCTCGCGTGAGCGCGACGTTGGACGTGGAGCTGGGCAACCACCTGGGACAGTGCCACTTCAACGTGGAGCAGTACGCCATCGCCGCGCATCGGAACCTGCGGCACAACCCCTTGCGCTGGTTGCTCATGCCGCACCTGCGGGAGGTGGTGTTGATCAACCACGCCGCCACCGGGTTCCTGGTGGGCCCCACGGGGTACATCACGCGGGCCAGTGCGTTGACGGAAGCAGGCATCCACCAGCGGTTGGAACACCTGATGGGCAGCTACGACTGGAAGGGCTTCGCGCCCGCGACGCCAGTCTGCGAGGGCCACCGCTACGCGCAGGCGGGGCAGTTGTTCTGGAAGCTGCTCGGCGAGCACGTCGACGCGTTCTTCGCGGAGCACGGCGCGGCGGTGGAGGCGCAATGGCAGGAGGTGCGCCGGTTCTCGGACGACCTGGTCGCGCATTCCGCACCGGCGTTCGTGTGCCGCTACCTGCGAGCGACGGTTCCAGGAAAAGAAGCGCCGTGGTTCGTGCGCTCGGAGCGCATGGACCTGGGGGCGAAGGTCGCGGAGCCCGCGACGAAAGCCGTGAGCGCCGTGACTCGGACGGATACGCCCCTGCCAGGCGAGGTCGAGGCGCTGAAGCACCTCTGCCGCTACGTCATCTTCTTCGCGACGTTCCGCCACGCCTGGGCGAACAACCTCCAGTGGGAGGACGCGGGCGAGGTCCTGTACTCGTGTCTGGGATTGCGCTGGGGCAAGGGCGGCGCGCTGTCCACCGAGGAGGACCTGGACGTCGCGCCGACGCCTGACGAGGCGACGGAGATGCTGTGGATCTCCTGGATGCTGTCCAAGACGAACTACGGCTTCATCCTGTCCAACGAAGAAGAAGACATGCATCCCCGGCTGCTGGAGCTGCTCCGGGCCCGTGCCGCGGACTTCGCGGCCCTGGGCCTGGATGTCCGGACGGTCAGCTCCCGCATCAACATCTGA
- a CDS encoding 1,4-dihydroxy-2-naphthoyl-CoA synthase — protein MVSDLFDASRWQPVEGHKFKDITFHRAVDQGTVRIAFNRPEVRNAFRPKTVDELARALEATRFMTDVGVVLLTGNGPSPKDGGWAFCSGGDQRIRGKDGYKYEPGEDAADPARLGRLHILEVQRQIRFLPKVVMAVVPGWTAGGGHSLHVVCDLTIASKEHGMFKQTDADVASFDAGYGSALLARQVGQKRAREIFFLGQAYTADEAFQMNAINKSVPHKDLEKVALEWAAEINTKSPTAIKMLKYAFNLPDDGLVGQQLFAGEATRLGYGTEEAQEGRDAFVQKRKRDFKRFPWTY, from the coding sequence ATGGTCTCGGACCTCTTTGACGCGTCCCGCTGGCAGCCGGTGGAAGGCCACAAGTTCAAGGACATCACGTTCCACCGCGCGGTGGACCAGGGCACGGTGCGCATCGCGTTCAACCGGCCGGAGGTGCGCAACGCGTTCCGTCCGAAGACGGTGGACGAGCTGGCCCGGGCGCTGGAGGCCACGCGGTTCATGACGGACGTGGGCGTGGTGCTGCTCACGGGCAACGGGCCGTCGCCGAAGGACGGCGGGTGGGCGTTCTGCTCGGGAGGCGACCAGCGCATCCGCGGCAAGGACGGCTACAAGTACGAGCCCGGCGAGGACGCGGCGGACCCGGCGCGGCTGGGGCGGCTGCACATCCTGGAGGTGCAGCGGCAGATCCGTTTCCTGCCGAAGGTGGTGATGGCGGTGGTGCCGGGCTGGACGGCGGGTGGCGGGCACAGCCTGCACGTCGTCTGTGACCTGACCATCGCGAGCAAGGAACACGGGATGTTCAAGCAGACGGACGCGGACGTGGCCAGCTTCGACGCGGGCTACGGCAGCGCGCTGCTGGCGCGGCAGGTGGGGCAGAAGCGGGCGCGCGAAATCTTCTTCCTGGGCCAGGCCTACACGGCGGACGAGGCGTTCCAGATGAACGCCATCAACAAGTCCGTGCCGCACAAGGACCTGGAGAAGGTGGCGCTGGAGTGGGCGGCGGAGATCAACACCAAGAGCCCCACGGCCATCAAGATGCTGAAGTATGCCTTCAACCTCCCGGACGACGGGCTCGTGGGCCAGCAGCTCTTCGCGGGCGAGGCCACGCGTCTGGGCTACGGCACGGAAGAGGCACAGGAAGGCCGCGACGCGTTCGTCCAGAAGCGCAAGCGCGACTTCAAGCGGTTCCCCTGGACGTACTGA
- a CDS encoding iron-containing alcohol dehydrogenase: MPTAPFEFATATRVLFGPGRVQEVPDLVRGLGGRKVLLVTGTRPARAEPVRAGLERLGIPSASFRVPGEPTVELAREGTAAAVDAGCDAVVAIGGGSALDAGKAIAALAANGGDPLDYLEVIGRGQALTKPSLPFVAVPTTAGTGSEVTRNAVLGSKEAGVKASLRSPMMLPRVALVDPDLLEHAPSDVLAAGGLDALSQLIEPFLSIRAQPLTDALAREGMQRSARSLRKAVLHGPGPAEREDLAIASLFGGLCLANSGLGAVHGFAAPLGGMLGAAHGALCAALLGATLELNLEALRSRAPEHPALPRFRELAVLLTGQSNARAEDGILWVKDLVHAVRIRGLRDMGLTDSAIPELVTKARAASSMKGNPLPLTDAELTALVERSM, translated from the coding sequence ATGCCCACCGCCCCCTTCGAGTTCGCCACCGCCACCCGCGTCCTCTTCGGCCCGGGCCGCGTCCAGGAAGTCCCCGACCTCGTGCGCGGCCTCGGCGGCCGGAAGGTCCTGCTCGTCACCGGCACCCGCCCCGCCCGCGCCGAACCCGTCCGCGCGGGGCTCGAACGGCTGGGCATCCCTTCCGCCTCCTTCCGCGTCCCGGGCGAGCCCACCGTCGAACTCGCACGCGAAGGCACCGCCGCCGCCGTGGACGCAGGCTGTGACGCAGTGGTCGCCATCGGAGGAGGCAGCGCGCTCGACGCGGGCAAGGCCATCGCCGCGCTCGCCGCCAACGGGGGCGACCCGCTGGACTACCTGGAGGTCATCGGCCGGGGACAGGCCCTGACGAAACCGTCGCTGCCGTTCGTGGCCGTGCCGACCACCGCGGGCACCGGCTCGGAGGTGACGCGCAACGCGGTTCTGGGCTCGAAGGAGGCCGGCGTGAAGGCCAGCCTGCGCAGCCCGATGATGCTCCCTCGCGTCGCCCTGGTGGACCCGGACCTGCTGGAGCATGCGCCCTCGGACGTGCTCGCGGCCGGCGGCCTGGACGCGCTGTCACAGCTCATCGAACCGTTCCTGTCCATCCGCGCCCAGCCGCTCACGGACGCGCTCGCACGTGAAGGCATGCAGCGTTCAGCGCGCTCCCTGCGCAAGGCGGTGCTGCACGGCCCCGGCCCGGCGGAGCGCGAAGACCTGGCCATCGCCAGCCTCTTCGGCGGCCTGTGCCTCGCCAACTCAGGCCTGGGCGCGGTGCATGGCTTCGCGGCGCCGCTGGGCGGGATGCTCGGCGCGGCCCATGGCGCGCTGTGCGCCGCGCTGCTCGGGGCCACGCTGGAGCTGAACCTGGAGGCGCTGCGCTCGCGCGCTCCGGAGCACCCCGCCCTGCCCCGCTTCCGCGAGCTGGCGGTGCTGCTCACCGGCCAGTCCAACGCCCGCGCCGAGGACGGCATCCTCTGGGTGAAGGACCTGGTCCACGCCGTGCGCATCCGGGGCCTGCGCGACATGGGCCTCACCGACTCGGCCATTCCTGAACTCGTCACCAAGGCCCGCGCCGCCAGCAGCATGAAGGGCAATCCGCTTCCGCTCACGGACGCGGAGTTGACGGCGCTCGTCGAACGGTCGATGTGA
- a CDS encoding cytochrome P450: MPNALSRGIFNLFFGAKRKPFASLPGPQPGILGTAGDFLGASPWDVCARYGREYGGVTLIWMGPNPGLVLNDPALIAEVYESPRRMEFEKGNISEQIRPSVTDDTAFTAELRGDWVRKRQLEPGAQPWATEWLADQVGPMQAAISESVDALLKQRHIDLTPALRRLTFDAFSVASVGEKLSDQVFEDFMLLARAADARIQSKLPLKFVKPPKDFDAVKARFYGHFVDRIREARKRQDPRAVDIMSRYLRETPGIDDQVLAHMLGGTYFGGAFSSSVTLVGAFHQLNKYPDADARLAAEAASLVADGPLTLAKLDAAKWVEAVAYEALRILPAVRVMTRTPSKDAQLAGVTLPAGSMIMISNQHLHRDPAHWPDPDTFKPERWLDGGTTRDPLGSGHFFPFGRGPRACVGADFAMVFLKMALATIASRVKIQLDSTEPFEEGFFFGVVLPKGVTGKLVARTAQALLKAKVG, from the coding sequence ATGCCCAATGCCCTCTCTCGCGGCATCTTCAACCTGTTCTTCGGCGCGAAGCGTAAGCCGTTCGCGTCGCTGCCCGGTCCCCAGCCGGGGATCCTCGGCACTGCTGGGGACTTCCTGGGGGCGTCGCCCTGGGATGTCTGTGCGCGCTATGGCCGCGAGTACGGCGGCGTCACGCTCATCTGGATGGGGCCCAACCCCGGACTGGTGCTCAACGACCCGGCGCTCATCGCGGAGGTCTACGAGTCCCCGCGCCGGATGGAGTTCGAGAAGGGGAACATCAGCGAGCAGATCCGCCCGTCGGTGACGGACGACACTGCGTTCACTGCGGAGCTGCGCGGGGACTGGGTCCGGAAGCGCCAGCTGGAGCCCGGCGCGCAGCCGTGGGCCACGGAGTGGCTGGCGGATCAGGTGGGCCCCATGCAGGCGGCGATCTCCGAGTCCGTGGACGCGCTGCTGAAGCAGAGGCACATCGACCTCACGCCCGCGCTGCGCCGGCTCACCTTCGACGCGTTCTCGGTGGCTTCGGTGGGGGAGAAGCTGTCGGATCAGGTGTTCGAGGACTTCATGCTGCTCGCGAGGGCGGCGGACGCGCGCATCCAGTCGAAGTTGCCGCTGAAGTTCGTGAAGCCGCCCAAGGACTTCGACGCGGTGAAGGCGCGCTTCTACGGGCACTTCGTGGACCGCATCCGCGAGGCTCGCAAGCGGCAGGACCCGCGTGCCGTGGACATCATGTCCCGCTACCTGCGGGAGACGCCGGGCATCGATGATCAGGTGCTGGCGCACATGCTTGGGGGCACCTATTTCGGCGGTGCGTTCTCCTCCAGCGTCACGCTGGTGGGGGCGTTCCACCAGCTCAACAAGTACCCCGACGCTGACGCGCGCCTCGCCGCCGAGGCCGCCTCGTTGGTGGCGGACGGGCCGCTGACGCTCGCGAAGCTGGACGCCGCGAAGTGGGTGGAGGCCGTGGCGTATGAGGCGCTGCGCATCCTGCCGGCGGTCCGGGTGATGACGCGCACGCCGTCGAAGGATGCGCAGCTGGCCGGGGTCACGTTGCCAGCGGGGTCGATGATCATGATCTCGAATCAGCACCTTCACCGCGACCCGGCGCACTGGCCGGACCCGGACACGTTCAAGCCGGAGCGCTGGCTGGACGGAGGCACGACGCGGGACCCGCTGGGGAGCGGCCATTTCTTCCCCTTTGGACGCGGGCCGCGTGCGTGCGTGGGCGCGGACTTCGCGATGGTGTTCCTGAAGATGGCTCTCGCGACGATTGCCTCGCGGGTGAAGATCCAGCTCGACTCGACGGAGCCCTTCGAAGAGGGCTTCTTCTTCGGCGTGGTGCTGCCGAAGGGCGTTACCGGGAAGCTCGTCGCGCGGACGGCGCAGGCATTACTCAAGGCAAAGGTTGGATGA
- a CDS encoding putative quinol monooxygenase has translation MSTSLLVVHVHVHVLPQHVDAFLQATLANARESVKEPGIARFDVCQDNDDPTRFVLVEAYRTPDAPAAHKETAHYLTWRDTVAPMLAEPRIPHRYTNRFPDDAAW, from the coding sequence ATGTCCACGAGCCTGCTCGTCGTCCATGTCCATGTGCACGTGCTGCCCCAGCACGTCGACGCCTTCCTCCAGGCCACCCTCGCCAACGCCCGCGAGAGCGTGAAGGAGCCCGGCATCGCCCGCTTCGATGTCTGCCAGGACAACGACGACCCCACCCGCTTCGTCCTCGTGGAAGCCTACCGCACGCCGGACGCCCCCGCCGCGCACAAGGAGACCGCCCACTACCTCACGTGGCGTGACACCGTCGCCCCCATGCTGGCCGAGCCCCGCATCCCCCACCGCTACACCAACCGCTTCCCCGACGACGCGGCCTGGTGA
- a CDS encoding DUF2381 family protein: MRVLPFLRYGLLLVLIASPSLAREVSDKLTIRTLKAPAHPAQEASSIYVSWQVVTALRFEAEVDPARTKFLGWEGRFEAPLIGGKKVILEPLRELDSGEALPLLVTLVDGTEFTFLVRAKSQERWGWIDYQVNVFKDPDSYDAVLSSLYDSLGRERKLSEENERFKKEENSVDHAYATLLANGQVKKTPFRRAKFWRSKNEDMDMVVEVFSGPEKAAAVIHLTNTYHGQSWRFDGAYLTRDFSSDTARPFALRMNRSVLVSGQSGRLAVVVDKSAFEDKDGQLADLALQIFRDDGLLQVFVAMDHTLLRQ; encoded by the coding sequence ATGCGCGTCCTCCCTTTTCTCAGGTATGGCCTCCTGCTTGTCCTGATCGCTTCGCCGTCCCTGGCGAGGGAGGTGTCGGACAAGCTCACGATTCGGACGCTCAAGGCCCCAGCCCATCCAGCCCAGGAGGCGTCGTCCATCTATGTCTCCTGGCAGGTGGTGACAGCACTTCGATTCGAGGCGGAGGTTGATCCCGCCCGGACGAAGTTCCTGGGGTGGGAGGGACGTTTCGAAGCGCCGCTGATTGGCGGCAAGAAGGTCATCCTCGAACCGCTGCGTGAGCTCGATAGCGGCGAAGCGTTACCCTTGCTGGTGACACTCGTTGATGGAACAGAGTTCACATTCCTGGTGAGGGCCAAGAGCCAGGAGCGCTGGGGCTGGATCGACTATCAGGTCAACGTGTTCAAGGACCCTGACAGTTACGATGCGGTCCTCTCGTCGCTTTATGACTCGCTCGGTCGCGAGCGCAAGCTGAGTGAGGAGAATGAGCGCTTCAAGAAGGAAGAGAACTCGGTTGACCACGCCTATGCGACGCTTCTCGCGAATGGGCAGGTCAAGAAGACGCCGTTCCGGCGTGCGAAGTTCTGGCGCTCGAAGAACGAAGACATGGACATGGTCGTTGAGGTCTTCTCGGGGCCAGAAAAGGCAGCGGCCGTGATTCACCTGACGAATACCTACCATGGCCAGTCCTGGAGATTCGACGGGGCCTATCTCACTCGCGACTTCTCCAGCGACACCGCTCGCCCGTTCGCGCTTCGCATGAATCGCTCCGTCCTCGTTTCGGGACAGTCGGGAAGGCTCGCAGTCGTTGTCGACAAGAGCGCCTTCGAGGACAAGGACGGGCAACTGGCCGATCTGGCCCTCCAGATCTTCCGGGACGACGGACTCCTCCAGGTGTTCGTCGCGATGGATCACACCTTGCTTCGGCAGTAG
- a CDS encoding lipoxygenase family protein — MTVDYTLTIRTSSKLGAGTNAAISVVLVGTKGESQPQALDKRFHNDFEAGAVDAYSVRSEDLGDLILLRFSNAGGGVGGDWLLDSVTVTALGKHWFFPYYRWVLGRSTAEVLEGTAQLPQQVQHERQKVARNDLLRARQRMYPWRPAEATAGLPGALDITEARPLPKDELYRGLVDGSYEVVIAKTLAAIKLHMPVLGKAWNGLVDVFDFFKGLELPTIARRWQDDIEFARQAVQGISPVHIQSITELPEGMPLQDSELRGLLAPGTTLQQALAGKRVFLLDFEILGDVPMFRKADKAGVEERRWAPASRCLLYLDDTRQLRPIAIQLGRDPALDPVFTPNDSPHDWLAAKIYLRCSEGNTHQMVGHALRTHFVAEPFVMATMRNLPDPHPVYKLLRRHFRYTLAINDGARKGLLAAGGVFDDLIATGGPDQGHVFLGKKGYRAWTLADNKPRLDIERRGVLDPAVLPHYPYRDDSLLLWEALEEYVGGVLGHFYKSDEDLVHDTDMQRWWKDLTEHGLSVEKLPCAELKRVADLTDILTTVLFTVSVQHAAVNYLQYEHYAFVPNAPLCMRQPPPREKGVLGEKDIDAMIPSKTQMLWQVAVGRALSSFGDDEEYLLHEGGWREDYFQEPELIAIRDRFHAQLRAQSEAVKARNAKSAVPYTVLQADRIPCGITV; from the coding sequence ATGACTGTCGATTACACGCTGACGATTCGCACGAGCTCGAAGCTCGGCGCCGGAACGAACGCGGCCATCTCCGTGGTCCTGGTGGGCACGAAGGGCGAGAGCCAGCCGCAAGCCCTGGACAAGCGCTTCCACAACGACTTCGAGGCCGGCGCGGTGGACGCCTACTCCGTCAGGTCCGAGGACCTGGGGGACCTGATCCTGCTCCGTTTCTCCAACGCGGGGGGCGGCGTCGGTGGCGACTGGCTCCTCGACTCGGTGACCGTCACCGCGCTGGGGAAGCACTGGTTCTTCCCGTACTACCGCTGGGTCCTGGGCCGCTCCACCGCGGAGGTCCTCGAGGGCACCGCCCAACTGCCCCAGCAGGTCCAGCACGAGCGGCAGAAGGTCGCCCGGAACGACCTGCTCCGGGCCCGCCAGCGCATGTATCCCTGGCGCCCCGCGGAGGCCACCGCCGGGCTGCCCGGCGCGCTCGACATCACGGAGGCGCGCCCGCTGCCGAAGGACGAGCTCTACCGGGGCCTCGTGGACGGCAGCTATGAGGTCGTCATCGCGAAGACGCTCGCGGCCATCAAGTTGCACATGCCCGTGCTCGGCAAGGCGTGGAATGGCCTCGTGGACGTCTTCGACTTCTTCAAGGGCCTCGAACTGCCAACCATCGCCAGGCGCTGGCAGGACGACATCGAGTTCGCCCGGCAGGCCGTGCAGGGCATCAGCCCCGTCCACATCCAGTCCATCACCGAGCTGCCGGAAGGAATGCCCCTCCAGGACTCCGAGCTGAGGGGCCTGCTGGCTCCTGGCACGACGCTCCAACAGGCGCTGGCCGGCAAGCGCGTCTTCCTGCTCGACTTCGAGATCCTGGGCGACGTGCCCATGTTCAGGAAGGCGGACAAGGCCGGCGTCGAGGAGCGCCGGTGGGCGCCCGCGTCCCGATGCCTGCTGTACCTGGACGACACGCGGCAACTGCGGCCCATCGCCATCCAGCTGGGCCGCGACCCGGCGCTGGATCCAGTGTTCACGCCCAATGACAGCCCGCACGACTGGCTGGCCGCGAAGATCTACCTCCGGTGCAGCGAGGGCAATACGCACCAGATGGTGGGGCACGCGCTCCGGACCCACTTTGTCGCCGAGCCGTTCGTCATGGCGACGATGCGCAACCTCCCGGACCCGCACCCCGTCTACAAGCTGCTGCGCCGCCATTTCCGCTACACGCTCGCCATCAACGATGGCGCCCGGAAGGGCCTGCTCGCGGCGGGCGGCGTGTTCGACGATCTCATCGCCACGGGCGGCCCCGACCAGGGCCACGTCTTCCTGGGCAAGAAGGGGTACAGGGCCTGGACGCTCGCGGACAACAAGCCGCGCCTGGACATCGAGCGCCGTGGCGTGCTCGACCCGGCGGTGCTCCCGCACTACCCGTATCGCGATGACTCGCTGCTCCTGTGGGAGGCGCTGGAGGAGTACGTGGGCGGTGTGCTGGGGCACTTCTACAAGTCCGACGAGGACCTGGTGCACGACACCGACATGCAGCGTTGGTGGAAGGACCTCACCGAGCACGGCCTGTCGGTGGAGAAGCTGCCCTGCGCGGAGCTGAAGCGCGTCGCGGACCTGACGGACATCCTCACCACGGTGCTCTTCACGGTCAGCGTCCAGCACGCGGCGGTGAACTACCTCCAGTACGAGCACTACGCCTTCGTGCCCAACGCGCCCCTGTGCATGCGCCAGCCTCCGCCGAGAGAGAAGGGCGTCCTGGGTGAGAAGGACATCGACGCGATGATTCCCTCCAAGACGCAGATGCTCTGGCAGGTGGCGGTGGGCCGCGCGCTGTCCAGCTTCGGGGACGACGAGGAGTACCTGCTCCACGAGGGTGGCTGGCGCGAGGATTACTTCCAGGAGCCGGAGCTCATCGCCATCCGCGACCGCTTCCACGCCCAGCTGCGCGCGCAGAGCGAGGCCGTGAAGGCGCGCAACGCGAAGAGCGCGGTGCCCTACACCGTCCTGCAGGCCGACCGCATCCCCTGTGGCATCACCGTCTAG
- the nth gene encoding endonuclease III — MKPAALVPVVLERLREKYPDAKYELNWNTPFELLVATILAAQCTDERVNRVTAELWKKYDGPQALADADTAELEEDLKPTGFFKQKTKTVQAMSRALLDAHQGEVPDRMEDLVELPGVARKTANVVLNTAFQQASGIIVDTHVARVSQRLGLTKQEKPEAIETDLMKLVPNDDWTFFGPAVVLHGRYTCVAKKPKCSECLLNDVCPKLGVA, encoded by the coding sequence ATGAAACCCGCCGCCCTCGTCCCCGTGGTGCTCGAACGTCTGCGTGAGAAGTATCCCGACGCGAAGTACGAGCTGAACTGGAACACGCCCTTCGAACTGCTGGTCGCCACCATCCTGGCCGCGCAGTGCACCGACGAGCGCGTCAACCGCGTCACCGCCGAGCTGTGGAAGAAGTACGACGGCCCCCAGGCGCTCGCGGACGCGGACACCGCGGAGCTGGAGGAGGACCTCAAGCCCACCGGCTTCTTCAAGCAGAAGACCAAGACGGTGCAGGCCATGAGCCGCGCGCTGCTGGACGCCCACCAGGGCGAGGTGCCCGACCGCATGGAGGACCTGGTGGAGCTGCCCGGCGTGGCGCGCAAGACGGCCAACGTCGTGCTCAACACCGCCTTCCAGCAGGCCTCCGGCATCATCGTGGACACGCACGTGGCCCGCGTCAGCCAGCGCCTGGGCCTGACGAAGCAGGAGAAGCCGGAGGCCATCGAGACGGACCTGATGAAGCTGGTGCCCAATGACGACTGGACCTTCTTCGGCCCCGCCGTGGTGCTGCACGGCCGCTACACCTGCGTGGCCAAGAAGCCCAAGTGCTCGGAGTGCCTCCTCAACGACGTGTGCCCCAAGCTGGGCGTGGCCTGA